One Drosophila willistoni isolate 14030-0811.24 chromosome XL unlocalized genomic scaffold, UCI_dwil_1.1 Seg142, whole genome shotgun sequence genomic region harbors:
- the LOC6653078 gene encoding sialin has protein sequence MPPHKWTDESRDASCYYDEDTLGRTAGSSTDNEDDNEEADDEQEAFCAGDRPLIRGTAATNEDFLQTRHIFGLMGFLGFAVVYAMRVNLSVAIVAMVNQTAIPHTNNSVMDNDTCPMPPPPQNSSYKPPPEGEFIWDEATQGLVLGSFFYGYVLTQVPGGRMAEVVGGKLIYGYGVLITAIFTMLTPLAARWDLPLLVLVRILEGMGEGVTYPAMHAMLAHWIPPLERNKFAAIVYAGSNIGTVISMPLAGWLCSLDFLGGWPSAFYIFGLLGMLWFVCWMYLVYDSPSVHPRISRSEREYIKRSLRIQCNRRVNAIEAPLDHEAEEEEDGESSSDEEHEERQQDDASASTNNVPWFSLFTSVPLWAILLTQCGQSWAFYTQLTELPTYMANILHFDIQSNAILNAVPPLTAWFVGIACSALADWMLAKRYITQINSYKLWNTVASVVPSLGLIGIIYVGCDWVWVTFMLAGVGSFGGAVYAGNQMNHIALSPRYAGTMYGITNSAANICGFLAPYVVGLIINHRETLTQWHIVFWLAAGFSIAGNFIYLMFASAEEQSWSLPISSGVRRRRRRRSVRT, from the exons AGGATACTCTTGGTCGTACCGCCGGTTCCTCCACAGACAATGAAGACGACAATGAGGAGGCGGATGATGAACAGGAGGCGTTTTGTGCTGGTGATAGGCCACTAATTCGAGGCACTGCAGCGACAAATGAGG ATTTCCTGCAAACGCGTCACATTTTCGGTTTAATGGGCTTTCTTGGATTTGCTGTGGTCTATGCCATGCGAGTGAATCTATCGGTGGCCATAGTGGCAATGGTCAATCAGACAGCCATTCCTCATACGAATAACTCTGTGATGGATAACGATACCTGCCCAATGCCACCTCCGCCCCAGAATAGTAGCTACAAACCACCGCCAGAGGGCGAATTCATTTGGGATGAGGCCACACAGGGTCTGGTGCTCGGTAGCTTCTTTTACGGATATGTTCTAACCCAGGTGCCTGGCGGCCGAATGGCCGAAGTGGTTGGTGGCAAACTGATCTATGGCTATGGTGTCCTCATTACGGCAATATTCACAATGCTTACGCCGCTGGCGGCTCGTTGGGATTTGCCATTGTTGGTGCTGGTACGCATACTAGAAGGAATGGGCGAAGGCGTCACTTATCCGGCCATGCACGCCATGCTAGCCCATTGGATACCGCCGCTGGAGCGCAACAAGTTCGCTGCCATTGTCTATGCGGGCTCCAATATTGGGACTGTAATCTCGATGCCCCTAGCTGGATGGCTGTGCTCATTGGACTTTCTGGGCGGTTGGCCATCGGCCTTCTACATATTTGGATTGCTGGGAATGCTTTGGTTTGTCTGCTGGATGTATTTGGTTTACGACAGTCCTAGTGTCCATCCACGCATCTCGCGCTCGGAGAGAGAATACATTAAGCGAAGTTTACGTATTCAATGTAATCGACGGGTCAATGCTATTGAGGCGCCGCTTGACCATGaggcggaggaggaggaggatggGGAATCGTCGTCAGATGAGGAGCATGAGGAGAGACAACAAGATGATGCAAGTGCATCAACAAATAATGTGCCCTGGTTTTCGCTGTTCACATCGGTGCCACTGTGGGCCATTCTTCTTACCCAATGTGGCCAGAGTTGGGCCTTCTATACCCAGCTTACAGAGCTTCCCACCTATATGGCCAACATACTGCATTTCGACATCCAATCGAATGCCATCCTAAACGCTGTGCCCCCGCTAACGGCCTGGTTTGTGGGCATTGCCTGTTCCGCGCTCGCTGATTGGATGCTGGCCAAGCGGTATATCACCCAAATCAATTCGTACAAATTGTGGAATACTGTGGCATCGGTGGTGCCCTCGCTTGGTCTTATTGGCATCATCTATGTGGGCTGCGATTGGGTCTGGGTTACATTTATGTTGGCTGGAGTCGGTTCGTTTGGCGGAGCCGTCTATGCTGGCAACCAAATGAATCACATTGCCCTTAGTCCACGCTATGCTGGTACCATGTACGGCATAACCAACTCGGCGGCAAATATCTGTGGCTTCCTGGCCCCCTATGTGGTTGGCCTGATTATCAATCATCGTGAGACTTTAACCCAATGGCACATTGTCTTCTGGCTGGCCGCTGGTTTTAGTATAGCTGGCAATTTCATATATCTGATGTTTGCCAGCGCCGAGGAGCAGAGCTGGTCCCTGCCCATATCGTCCGGTGTCCGGCGGCGGCGTCGGCGTCGGTCAGTGCGCACCTAA
- the LOC6653079 gene encoding neprilysin-1, which translates to MLATPRGSGNGGSASTANTSTSASSPPSNEKPLNNGYLQANALDELNATVVSPLISGGASQMQSQAQSQQQQPNKLPTVVYLSPDGSAVGSALQRNAPALPPSSNASSSQRPSDWLIKESQQRRRLLVLAIAFTVLGAAIGALAIYFASLHQRCQLYQRNLETEADAVPDENGRRGTRLGPSMGVGVGVGVGAEEGKEQPKGQGHSQDNICMTQECVRTAASLLSAMDLTADPCEDFFQYACGTWNKVHPIPEDRSSISTFEVLSDQQQVILRGVLEEPIDERDNEATVKAKTFFKSCMDIPQIRRIGAGRLKEVLKQLGGWPVIERHWQPPANLSIEKLMGQLRLIYSESVLIELYVGADDKNSSVNILQMDQLQYALPSRDYYLKPSSANDRKAYHKYMTQISLLLGADPATAADELEKVVHFETQLVNVSLAEADRHDTSAVYRKMELPELQRLVPQLNWTEYLQTALGESISLQADEPLVTYGLQYLTEMGKILRATDPQVVHNYMLWRLVMSLMTHMIDEYQRERVEFRKILLGIQSERTRWSKCVEWTNKKLGVAVGALFIRDNFNQESKEVALEMIHTIREAFNELLAENHWMDDETRAVAKEKADSMNERIGYPEILTNATELEEEYVNLTIVSDNLMDNVLSILQWESQKMLHLLRQPVDKEKWTTEPAVVNAFYNPNKNDIVFPAGILQPLFYSQHFPKSLNYGGIGVVIGHEITHGFDDKGRQFDKEGNMMQWWNNATIEAFRERTQCVIDQYSRYKINEVNMFMDGRMTQGENIADNGGLKQAFRAYKKWEQLHGRELQLPGLNMTHDQLFFLNYAQIWCGSMRPEDALTKIRSSVHSPGFVRVLGPLSNSRDFAHAYTCAVGTTMNPAEKCSVW; encoded by the exons ATGTTGGCAACACCGAGGGGCAGTGGCAATGGTGGTTCAGCATCCACAGCAAACACATCCACATCCGCATCCTCGCCGCCAAGTAATGAGAAGCCATTAAATAATGGTTATCTACAAGCGAATGCTCTCGATGAGCTAAACGCCACAGTGGTCTCGCCTCTGATAAGTGGGGGAGCCAGCCAAATGCAATCCCAAGCGCAatcacagcaacagcaaccgaATAAACTACCCACCGTGGTCTATCTTAGTCCGGATGGCAGTGCTGTGGGTAGTGCTTTGCAAAGGAACGCCCCTGCCCTTCCACCATCCTCGAATGCCTCATCGTCACAGCGTCCCAGCGATTGGCTAATCAAGGAATCCCAACAGCGTCGTCGCCTGTTAGTCCTGGCCATTGCGTTCACAGTCCTGGGAGCAGCCATTGGGGCATTGGCCATTTATTTTGCCAGCTTGCATCAGCGCTGTCAACTTTATCAGCGCAATCTCGAAACGGAGGCGGATGCAGTTCCAG ACGAGAATGGCAGGCGAGGCACAAGACTGGGACCAAGTATGGGAGTGGGAGTGGGAGTGGGAGTGGGAGCGGAAGAGGGTAAGGAACAACCAAAGGGACAGGGACACAGCCAGGACAACATCTGCATGACACAGGAATGCGTGCGAACAG CGGCATCATTACTCTCTGCCATGGACTTGACAGCCGATCCGTGTGAGGATTTCTTTCAATATGCATGTGGCACATGGAACAAAGTGCATCCAATACCCGAGGATCGTAGCTCGATTAGCACGTTCGAAGTGCTGTCTGACCAGCAACAGGTCATCCTAAGGGGTGTCTTGGAGGAGCCCATCGATGAGCGGGACAACGAGGCGACAGTCAAGGCGAAAACATTCTTCAAGAGTTGCATGGATATAC CCCAGATCCGCAGGATCGGAGCTGGACGCCTGAAGGAGGTCCTCAAGCAACTGGGCGGCTGGCCAGTTATCGAACGCCATTGGCAGCCCCCCGCCAATCTTTCTATTGAGAAGCTAATGGGTCAGCTGCGTTTAATCTATAGCGAATCGGTTCTGATTGAACTCTATGTGGGGGCCGATGACAAGAACAGTTCCGTGAACATCCTGCAAATGGATCAGCTGCAATATGCCCTGCCATCGAGGGACTACTATCTAAAGCCGAGTAGTGCGAATGATCGAAAGGCATATCATAAGTATATGACCCAGATCTCCTTGCTGTTGGGTGCTGATCCGGCCACAGCGGCTGACGAATTGGAAAAGGTGGTGCACTTCGAGACACAATTGGTGAATGTCTCACTGGCGGAGGCGGATCGGCATGACACGAGTGCGGTGTATCGGAAAATGGAGCTACCGGAGCTGCAGCGCCTGGTACCCCAGCTAAATTGGACCGAGTATCTTCAGACGGCACTGGGTGAGAGCATTTCGCTGCAGGCGGACGAACCGCTGGTCACTTATGGTCTCCAATATCTCACTGAAATGGGTAAGATTCTTAGGGCGACCGATCCCCAGGTGGTTCACAATTATATGCTATGGCGGCTGGTTATGTCCCTGATGACGCACATGATCGATGAGTATCAGCGGGAGCGAGTCGAGTTCCGTAAAATCCTGCTGGGCATTCAGTCGGAGCGAACACGCTGGTCCAAGTGCGTCGAATGGACCAATAAAAAGCTGGGCGTGGCCGTTGGAGCACTCTTCATTCGCGACAACTTCAATCAGGAGAGCAAAGAGGTTGCCCTGGAGATGATTCACACCATACGGGAGGCGTTCAATGAGCTACTGGCCGAGAATCATTGGATGGACGATGAGACGCGCGCGGTGGCGAAAGAGAAGGCCGATTCGATGAATGAGCGGATCGGATACCCCGAGATCTTAACCAATGCCACGGAATTGGAGGAGGAATATGTCAAT CTGACTATTGTGTCGGATAACCTAATGGACAATGTGCTGAGCATACTCCAATGGGAATCGCAGAAGATGCTGCACTTGCTCCGCCAGCCGGTTGACAAGGAGAAATGGACAACCGAGCCAGCTGTGGTGAATGCGTTCTACAATCCCAACAAGAATGACATTG TGTTTCCCGCTGGGATACTTCAGCCTTTGTTTTATAGTCAACACTTTCCCAAATCCCTTAATTATGGCGGCATTGGTGTGGTCATTGGTCATGAGATCACGCATGGATTCGATGACAAGGGACGGCAATTCGACAAGGAGGGCAACATGATGCAATGGTGGAATAATGCCACCATTGAGGCATTTCGTGAGCGGACGCAGTGCGTCATTGACCAGTACTCGCGATACAAGATCAACGAGGTGAATATGTTCATGGATGGACGTATGACCCAGGGTGAAAATATAGCCGACAATGGCGGGCTAAAGCAGGCCTTCAGG GCCTACAAGAAATGGGAGCAACTACACGGGCGGGAACTGCAGCTGCCCGGGCTCAATATGACGCACGATCAGTTGTTCTTTCTCAACTACGCCCAAATCTGGTGCGGTTCTATGCGTCCCGAGGATGCCCTAACCAAAATACGTTCCTCGGTCCATTCCCCTGGCTTCGTCCGTGTCCTGGGACCGCTCTCAAATTCGCGGGACTTTGCGCATGCCTACACCTGCGCCGTGGGGACCACAATGAATCCGGCGGAGAAGTGCAGTGTGTGGTAG
- the LOC6653080 gene encoding multiple inositol polyphosphate phosphatase 1 — translation MLYIWLTLLSLILLWNTTTADLGSNHETCCALTRLDIETRLSTKSPYRSIANYNDTQPHYPGCVPTRIWATIRHGTRMPSKSVIARAQERLTVIQDMLLQQAKPKLCAKELEQLRKWSWQHFNPEDDEKLLMAEGENELIELAERMQLRFPSLLPDPYDPDWYYMKYTATQRTLKSAQSFATGLFGRHRIHTVNYPRPLHRDPILRFYKLCGRWKIDVKKNPETLVNARRFYAEPQMQSAVDYVRSRTQLEDLQPEDVELMYTVCAFETAWQRPLGHFRPSVWCSFFDVEALNALEFVEDLEYYWNDGYGYKLSHRIACPAIADMFEAIDTPTAKANATFYFTHSGTLLKLLAHLGLAKDEEMLTHKHFDYARQWRTSRIDAFATNLAFLRFDCEKGPHVLVLHQEQVVHLPGCPQDNDLCPLATLRLLFRESIENCDFDTLCQINGNAN, via the exons ATGCTATACATTTGGTTAACTCTGTTGTCTCTCATACTGCTGTGGAACACAACAACAGCTGATTTGGGTTCCAACCATGAAACATGCTGTGCTCTGACCCGGTTGGACATCGAGACTCGCTTGTCCACGAAGTCACCATATCGCTCCATAGCCAATTACAATGATACCCAACCACATTATCCAG GTTGCGTACCTACGCGTATCTGGGCGACTATACGCCATGGTACTCGGATGCCGAGCAAATCTGTGATAGCCCGCGCCCAAGAACGTTTGACAGTCATACAGGATATGCTGCTGCAGCAAGCGAAACCAAAGTTGTGTGCCAAGGAGCTGGAACAATTGCGGAAGTGGAGCTGGCAGCATTTTAATCCGGAAGATGATGAGAAACTTTTGATGGCGGAGGGAGAAAATGAGTTAATCGAGCTAGCAGAGCGTATGCAACTGCGATTCCCTTCACTGCTGCCTGACCCCTATGACCCGGACTGGTATTATATGAAATACACGGCAACACAGCGAACGTTGAAAAGCGCACAGAGCTTTGCCACGGGGTTGTTTGGACGACATCGGATACACACGGTCAACTATCCACGACCTTTGCATAGAGATCCCATACTAAGA TTTTATAAACTCTGCGGCCGTTGGAAAATTGATGTTAAAAAGAATCCTGAAACATTGGTTAATGCACGTAGATTCTATGCAGAGCCACAAATGCAATCAGCAGTGGATTATGTGCGGAGCAGGACGCAGCTGGAGGACTTGCAGCCGGAGGACGTTGAACTCATGTATACGGTATGTGCCTTTGAGACAGCATGGCAACGACCACTTGGACATTTCCGGCCATCGGTGTGGTGTAGTTTCTTCGACGTGGAAGCACTGAACGCACTGGAATTTGTCGAAGATTTGGAATATTATTGGAACGATGGCTATGGCTATAAGTTGTCACATCGCATTGCCTGTCCGGCAATAGCGGATATGTTTGAGGCCATTGA TACACCGACGGCTAAAGCCAATGCCACCTTCTATTTCACACATTCGGGCACACTGCTTAAGCTGCTGGCCCACCTCGGCTTGGCTAAGGATGAGGAGATGCTGACGCACAAGCATTTTGATTATGCGCGTCAATGGCGCACAAGTCGAATTGATGCTTTTGCAACAAACTTGGCCTTTCTGCGCTTTGA TTGTGAGAAGGGACCCCATGTCCTGGTGCTGCATCAGGAGCAGGTTGTACATCTGCCTGGCTGTCCGCAGGATAATGATCTCTGTCCCCTTGCAACGTTGCGTCTCCTATTTAGGGAGAGCATAGAGAACTGTGACTTTGACACTCTCTGTCAAATCAATGGAAACGCCAATTGA
- the LOC26529589 gene encoding regulatory-associated protein of mTOR has translation MLESHYNEAAAAAAAAVVVGDSSNNSSNSNSSSSNGSTVNIMMTSLDSSLNAHKFAWIELRDAAGGSVDRAEELLLDLTQDYSNRTFGDHQCPLSFAAKRHQESIEAMAYERRAWRIRERMKTASVALVLCLNIGVDPPDVVKIQPCSRLECWIDPSSVSAPKAMEMIGNNLQMQYERWQPRARYKKCHDPTVEDVKKLCTSLRRNAKGERILFHYNGHGVPKPTANGEIWVFNKTFTQYIPLSIFELITWMAAPSIYVYDCSNAGIIINSFQPYAEQHEHEREKAIAAAQQRGMGSMTGPGMVPNQISYKNCIHLAACAANEILPMNSQLPADLFSSCLTTPINIALKWYAMQEKLGMVPRIHSELIDKIPGKVNDRRTMMGELNWIFTAITDTIAWNTLPRELFQRLFRQDLLVASLFRNFLLAERILKSHDCTPVSLPALPPCHRHPMWKAWDLVVDLALQQLPDILEYNAPYKQLPFFEHQLTAFQVRLDSESESRTPPEQLPIVLQVLLSQVHRLRALELLARFLDLGPWAVNLALGVGIFPYVLKLLQSSTRELRPVLVFIWAKILAVDPSCQVDLVKEYKYFLSVLQDTTVSKEHRTLSAFVLSSIVHNFLLGQTSALQGPLLSICLEQLNDGSWLLRQWLAICLGMLWQNFENARWSGARDLAHEKLYVLLRDAIPEVRAAAVFALGTFISSVTDRRQQQANNIDRIIAITLLETVGEDMSPLVRMELAAALQWMVLLFESQFVTVYMLEHLNAHTDALVSSGERSASITHGMPGAPPASTTSSTHSLERHVTMRRGVSSSSISNMSGASSTAPGTGSNAIPFQSIFTKLWLGIYNLGQDPFPQVAATAQKIINHVRDAALYPITAKEVTINTVTEKCSSLSVSLPPSPNTRINYLGGGGPGGGGAVGIASAAGEASSPVGSSTTMGAGGAAAANAGGSHWAHKLRLSGSSTGAGGDPQLTLHRKLRTSSTNDDTDSGPASAPVPPVSSVEGCHSARSSGSESNHYPDPGKVGQPRQPIVKTQFIPWAMSYFTRAGKERYSSSEGSGEEGQQRWPIDRNSTELRIRNYRYHRNESIRREAKKMSYCHQRMDAYTWMRKTQFTPSIVKLLPYEQQIAVAYKERVLVYDFQRNAVRAYGSDSIAGNVSGGGSGTVSGSSTSLNGNTPRKTGLGTSGGSSSSSSSSSSSYAAFARVSSIEFINAHDVGLELVAHEDGVIRVWQSTQPPSGGDGINTLSSSLASSSLNSSFVEEPSNGTRLVTAWDALPHVSQPNWGTSTLRHRGGLARSTTDQLMSSSTGIVTAWQQYSQQLIVGGGSCRFLRIWDVERELRLNDLPLGRSEASVRVLSPFASNVRCDLIVAGCADGSVRLFDKRLAPQEARIHDYREHASPILHACLRANETTLVTGCTGGRICVLDLRARGNGRSRLHQWDAGGDVTAMACHQLADAVACGNAAKISIYSLNGKQQSVLRSNEGFMGSKIGHPTCLSFHAYKMQLAVGFVDNTVAVYSPTPVL, from the exons ATGCTAGAATCGCACTACAATGAggccgctgctgctgcggcaGCCGCCGTTGTCGTTGGGGACAGTAGCaataacagcagcaacagtaacagcagcagcagcaatggcAGCACTGTCAATATAATGATGACCAGTTTGGATTCCTCATTAAACGCCCACAAATTTGCCTGGATAGAGTTGCGGGATGCGGCCGGCGGCAGTGTAGATCGGGCCGAGGAACTTCTTTTGGATCTGACACAGGATTATTCCAATCGCACTTTCGGCGATCATCAATGTCCGCTCTCGTTTGCCGCCAAACGCCACCAGGAATCCATTGAGGCAATGGCCTATGAGCGGCGTGCCTGGCGGATCAGAGAACGCATGAAGACGGCCAGCGTGGCCCTGGTGCTATGTCTCAACATTGGCGTTGATCCGCCAGATGTGGTGAAAATCCAACCTTGTTCACGTCTGGAATGCTGGATCGATCCCAGCTCGGTGTCGGCGCCAAAGGCAATGGAAATGATTGGCAACAATCTGCAAATGCAGTACGAACGCTGGCAGCCCCGTGCCAGGTATAAGAAATGCCACGATCCCACAGTCGAGGATGTAAAGAAACTCTGCACTTCCCTGCGACGCAATGCCAAGGGGGAGCGCATCCTCTTCCACTACAATGGCCACGGTGTACCCAAGCCGACGGCCAATGGTGAAATTTGGGTCTTTAACAAGACTTTCACACAGTATATCCCGCTTAGCATATTCGAGCTAATCACTTGGATGGCCGCTCCCTCCATTTATGTGTACGATTGCTCCAATGCCGGCATCATTATCAATTCCTTCCAACCCTATGCGGAGCAGCACGAGCATGAACGTGAAAAGGCCATAGCTGCTGCCCAGCAACGGGGGATGGGTTCTATGACAGGACCGGGCATGGTGCCTAATCAAATTAGCTACAAAAACTGTATTCATTTGGCCGCCTGTGCCGCAAATGAGATACTTCCAATGAACTCGCAATTACCGGCCGATCTATTTTCCAGTTGCCTAACCACACCCATTAATATAGCCTTGAAATGGTATGCAATGCAGGAAAAGTTGGGAATGGTGCCGCGTATACACAGCGAGCTGATTGATAAGATTCCAG GCAAAGTCAACGATCGACGCACAATGATGGGTGAACTAAATTGGATATTTACAGCTATTACCGACACGATAGCGTGGAATACATTGCCGCGCGAGCTCTTTCAACGTCTGTTTCGCCAAGATCTCCTGGTGGCCAGTTTGTTTCGCAATTTTCTATTGGCCGAACGCATATTGAAGAGTCACGATTGTACACCCGTATCGTTGCCGGCTCTACCGCCTTGCCATCGTCATCCGATGTGGAAGGCGTGGGATCTGGTTGTGGATTTGGCACTACAACAATTACCGGACATTCTGGAATATAATGCTCCATACAAACAGCTGCCATTCTTCGAGCATCAGCTGACCGCGTTTCAGGTGAGACTGGATAGTGAATCGGAATCACGGACCCCGCCGGAGCAATTGCCCATTGTGCTGCAAGTGTTGCTCTCCCAGGTGCATCGGCTGAGGGCATTGGAGCTACTGGCCCGATTCCTTGATTTGGGACCCTGGGCTGTCAATTTGGCTCTCGGAGTCGGCATCTTTCCCTATGTGCTCAAATTGCTGCAGAGTTCGACGAGAGAGTTGCGTCCCGTATTGGTCTTCATATGGGCTAAAATTCTCGCAGTAGATCCCAGTTGTCAGGTGGATCTGGTGAAGGAGTACAAATACTTTCTGTCCGTGCTACAGGATACCACGGTGTCCAAGGAACACCGCACACTCTCCGCCTTTGTCCTATCGTCGATTGTACATAATTTCCTGCTCGGCCAGACGAGTGCCTTGCAGGGTCCCCTGCTGTCTATATGCCTGGAGCAGCTTAATGATGGAAGTTGGCTGCTCCGCCAATGGCTAGCCATTTGCCTGGGCATGTTGTGGCAGAACTTTGAGAATGCCCGCTGGTCGGGTGCCCGCGATTTAGCCCACGAGAAGCTCTATGTGCTTCTACGGGATGCCATTCCCGAGGTGAGAGCAGCGGCCGTTTTCGCTTTGGGCACCTTCATCAGCTCTGTGACGGATCGTCGCCAGCAGCAAGCCAACAACATTGATCGCATTATAGCCATCACTCTGCTGGAGACGGTGGGGGAGGATATGTCGCCGCTGGTGCGCATGGAACTGGCTGCTGCCCTCCAATGGATGGTGCTGCTCTTCGAGTCACAATTTGTCACGGTCTACATGCTGGAACACCTGAATGCCCACACCGATGCGCTCGTCTCTAGCGGCGAGCGAAGCGCCAGCATTACCCATGGTATGCCTGGAGCTCCGCCCGCTTCCACAACCTCGTCCACACATAGCCTGGAGAGGCATGTGACGATGCGGCGTGGCGTTAGTTCGAGCTCAATATCGAATATGAGCGGAGCCTCGTCGACGGCGCCGGGCACTGGATCGAATGCCATACCCTTTCAGTCGATCTTCACAAAACTTTGGCTCGGCATCTATAATCTCGGCCAGGATCCGTTTCCCCAGGTAGCGGCGACCGCCCAAAAGATAATCAATCATGTGCGCGATGCAGCTCTCTATCCGATTACGGCCAAGGAGGTAACCATCAACACGGTCACAGAGAAATGTAGCAGCCTGAGCGTCAGTCTGCCACCCAGTCCGAATACCAGGATCAATTATCTCGGCGGCGGCGGccctggtggtggtggtgctgttGGCATTGCATCGGCAGCTGGCGAAGCTTCCTCACCGGTGGGCAGCTCGACTACAATGGGGgcaggaggagcagcagcagctaatGCAGGCGGCAGCCATTGGGCACACAAGCTTCGCCTCTCCGGCAGTTCCACTGGCGCTGGCGGAGATCCACAGTTGACATTGCATCGCAAACTTCGCACTAGTTCCACCAACGACGACACGGACAGCGGGCCAGCATCGGCGCCGGTGCCGCCGGTTAGTTCGGTTGAAGGTTGCCACTCGGCCAGAAGCAGTGGCAGCGAGAGCAATCACTATCCCGACCCGGGCAAGGTGGGTCAGCCGCGTCAGCCAATTGTGAAGACCCAATTTATTCCCTGGGCCATGTCGTATTTCACGCGAGCTGGCAAAGAGCGATACAGTTCATCTGAGGGCAGCGGTGAGGAGGGCCAGCAACGTTGGCCCATTGACCGCAATTCCACGGAGCTGCGCATTAGAAACTATCGCTATCATCGCAACGAATCTATCCGCAGGGAGGCAAAAAAGATGTCTTATTGCCACCAGCGAATGGATGCCTATACATGGATGAGAAAAACACAATTTACGCCATCGATAGTTAAACTATTGCCGTACGAGCAGCAGATTGCCGTCGCCTACAAGGAGAGGGTGCTTGTCTATGACTTCCAAAGAAATGCCGTGCGTGCCTATGGTTCAGATTCGATTGCTGGCAATGTCAGTGGCGGTGGCAGTGGAACTGTCAGTGGCAGCTCCACATCGCTCAACGGTAATACACCGCGCAAAACAGGATTGGGAACATCCGGTGGCTCTTCATCctcctcgtcgtcgtcgtcttcgtcGTATGCCGCATTTGCTCGGGTGAGCAGCATTGAGTTTATCAATGCGCACGATGTGGGCTTGGAGCTAGTCGCCCATGAGGATGGGGTCATACGTGTTTGGCAGTCCACACAGCCGCCGTCGGGTGGTGATGGCATCAACACACTTTCCTCTTCCTTGGCATCCTCCTCACTGAATTCCTCGTTTGTGGAGGAGCCATCCAATGGAACCCGCCTAGTCACAGCTTGGGATGCTCTGCCACATGTGTCGCAGCCAAATTGGGGCACCTCGACACTCCGGCATCGCGGAGGTCTTGCCAGATCTACCACAGATCAGCTCATGAGCTCCAGCACGGGCATTGTCACCGCCTGGCAACAATATAGTCAGCAGTTGATTGTTGGGGGTGGGTCTTGCCGCTTTCTCCGGATTTGGGATGTGGAGCGGGAACTGCGACTGAACGATTTGCCCCTTGGACGCAGTGAGGCCAGTGTCCGTGTCCTTTCTCCCTTCGCCAGCAACGTGCGCTGTGATCTTATCGTGGCCGGGTGTGCCGACGGAAGCGTTCGACTTTTTGACAAACGTCTCGCACCGCAGGAGGCGCGGATCCATGACTATCGGGAACATGCCTCCCCCATACTTCATGCCTGCCTAAGAGCCAATGAGACGACTCTGGTTACTGGCTGCACAGGCGGTCGTATTTGTGTCCTGGACCTACGTGCTCGTGGCAATGGGCGTTCCCGTCTCCATCAATGGGATGCTGGCGGTGATGTCACTGCCATGGCGTGCCATCAACTCGCCGATGCTGTTGCCTGTGGCAATGCTGCgaaaatttccatttattcGCTAAATGGCAAGCAGCAGAGTGTCCTGCGCAGCAACGAGGGATTCATGGGCTCCAAAATCGGTCATCCCACCTGCCTTTCGTTTCATGCGtacaaaatgcaattagcgGTGGGATTCGTGGACAACACGGTCGCGGTCTACAGTCCCACGCCAG TTTTATAA